Genomic window (Nicotiana sylvestris chromosome 7, ASM39365v2, whole genome shotgun sequence):
gcaataagcAAGCTTAGTCGATACACAAGTAATCCCAACCAAGCTCATTGGAtagcaatgaaacgagttttgggatatttgaaATATACTCAAGACTATGCATTGCATTACAATAATCATCCCGCAGTTATTgagggatatagtgatgcaaattggatcaccggatcaACGGAAACAAAATCCACAAGTGGATACGTTTTTACCATTGGTGGAGGAGCAGTGTCTTGGAAGTTGTCCAAACAGACATGCATTGCTCGCTTTACAATGGAGTCTGAGTTTATAGCTTTAGAcaaggccggtgaagaagctgaatggctcctgaatttcttagaagacattcctttttggcccaaacctttgGCACTTGTATGCATACATTGCGCAGTCAAGCAACAAtaggaagggctgggagcgtta
Coding sequences:
- the LOC138873073 gene encoding secreted RxLR effector protein 161-like, whose translation is MVLEKFKYLDFKEAKMPIDLNNTLVKNKGQSKSQLEYARVLGSLMYIMNCTRPDIACAISKLSRYTSNPNQAHWIAMKRVLGYLKYTQDYALHYNNHPAVIEGYSDANWITGSTETKSTSGYVFTIGGGAVSWKLSKQTCIARFTMESEFIALDKAGEEAEWLLNFLEDIPFWPKPLALVCIHCAVKQQ